A part of Gossypium hirsutum isolate 1008001.06 chromosome A07, Gossypium_hirsutum_v2.1, whole genome shotgun sequence genomic DNA contains:
- the LOC107939423 gene encoding F-box/kelch-repeat protein At1g55270 yields MDRMVQPPLVDTTACLCRVDAGLKTVAGAKKYVPRTKLCLQPSIKPSIHPTRNKAARSNRSCYQSPLLPGLPDDLAIACLVRVPRVEHRKLRVVCKRWYRLLCGNFFYSLRKSLGIAEEWIYIIKRDREGKISWHAFDPVYQLWQPLPPVPKEYSEALGFGCAVLSGCHLYLFGGKDLLKGSMRRVIFYSARTNKWHRAPDMLRRRHFFGSCVIKNRLYVAGGENEGVHRSLRSAEVYDPNKNRWSFISDMSTAMVPFIGVVYEDKWFLKGLGPHRQVMSEIYQPETDSWYPFYNGMVAGWRNPCASLNGQLYALDCKDGCKLRVYDEVGDSWSKHIDSKIHLGNSRALEAAALVPLNGKLCIIRNNMSISLVDISKSNDLKGTTAQHLWETIAGKGQFKTLVTNLWSSLAGRNRLKSHIVHCQVLQA; encoded by the exons ATGGACAGAATGGTTCAACCTCCATTG GTTGATACAACAGCCTGTTTATGTAGAGTAGATGCTGGACTCAAAACTGTTGCTGGAGCAAAAAAATACGTACCACGTACAAAGCTGTGTCTCCAACCCAGTATTAAACCGTCCATTCATCCAACAAGAAACAAGGCAGCACGTAGTAATAGGAGCTGTTACCAATCTCCTCTGCTCCCAGGACTCCCCGATGATCTTGCTATCGCTTGCCTAGTAAGGGTTCCCCGAGTTGAGCACAGGAAGCTACGTGTGGTCTGCAAAAGGTGGTATAGACTTCTATGTGGTAACTTCTTTTATTCACTCCGAAAGAGCCTTGGAATTGCAGAAGAATGGATTTACATCATTAAGAGAGATCGAGAGGGAAAAATTTCTTGGCATGCCTTTGATCCTGTATACCAGCTCTGGCAGCCACTCCCTCCAGTCCCTAAGGAATATTCTGAAGCCCTTGGGTTTGGATGTGCCGTCCTTAGTGGTTGTCACCTTTATCTGTTTGGTGGTAAGGATCTATTAAAGGGATCAATGAGACGAGTCATATTTTATAGTGCCAGGACAAATAAATGGCACCGTGCTCCAGATATGCTTCGTCGAAGGCATTTTTTCGGTTCATGTGTGATAAAGAATCGCTTGTATGTTGCTGGTGGAGAGAATGAGGGAGTGCATCGGTCATTGAGATCAGCTGAAGTTTACGATCCCAACAAGAATAGATGGTCATTTATTTCAGATATGAGCACTGCAATGGTGCCCTTCATTGGGGTTGTGTATGAGGATAAGTGGTTTTTGAAGGGACTTGGACCTCACCGGCAAGTGATGAGTGAGATCTACCAACCCGAAACAGACAGTTGGTACCCTTTCTATAATGGAATGGTTGCAGGCTGGAGGAACCCCTGTGCTTCCTTAAATGGGCAGCTCTATGCCTTGGATTGTAAGGATGGTTGTAAGTTGAGGGTTTATGATGAAGTGGGTGATTCTTGGAGTAAGCATATTGACAGTAAGATACACTTGGGCAATTCTCGGGCTCTGGAGGCGGCAGCGCTTGTTCCACTTAATGGAAAACTTTGCATCATTCGAAATAATATGAGTATATCTCTGGTTGACATTTCCAAGTCCAATGATCTGAAGGGAACTACTGCTCAACATTTATGGGAAACTATAGCAGGGAAAGGTCAGTTCAAAACCTTGGTTACAAATCTTTGGTCTAGCCTTGCCGGCAGGAACCGGCTGAAAAGCCACATTGTTCACTGCCAGGTTCTTCAAGCATAG